A genomic region of Equus caballus isolate H_3958 breed thoroughbred chromosome 1, TB-T2T, whole genome shotgun sequence contains the following coding sequences:
- the PRLHR gene encoding prolactin-releasing peptide receptor, with protein MASVPALGSEAPDLFPGLQPAASTLANQSAEASAGNGSAAGPDAQAVTPFQSLQLVHQLKGLIVLLYSIVVVVGLVGNCLLVLVIARVRRLHNVTNFLIGNLALSDVLMCTACVPLTLAYAFEPRGWVFGRSLCHLVFFLQPVTVYVSVFTLTTIAVDRYMVLVHPLRRRISLRLSGYAVLAIWALSAVLALPAAVHTYHVELKAHRVHLCEEFWGSQERQRQLYAWGLLLVTYLLPLLVILLSYVRVSVKLRNRVVPGCVTQSQADWDRARRRRTFCLLVVVVVVFAVCWLPLHIFNLLRDLDPGAIDPYAFGIVQLLCHWLAMSSACYNPFIYAWLHDSFREELRKLLLAWPRKIVPHRQSMTVSVII; from the coding sequence ATGGCCTCAGTGCCCGCTCTGGGCTCCGAGGCCCCTGACTTATTTCCTGGGCTGCAGCCGGCGGCCTCGACTCTGGCCAACCAGAGCGCAGAGGCCTCGGCGGGTAACGGGTCAGCGGCTGGCCCGGACGCTCAGGCCGTCACGCCATTCCAGAGCCTGCAGCTGGTGCATCAGCTGAAGGGGCTGATCGTCCTGCTCTACAGCATCGTGGTGGTCGTGGGGCTGGTGGGAAACTGTCTGCTGGTGTTGGTGATCGCGCGGGTGCGTCGGCTGCACAACGTGACCAATTTCCTCATCGGCAACTTGGCTTTGTCCGACGTGCTCATGTGCACCGCCTGCGTGCCGCTCACGCTGGCCTACGCCTTCGAGCCTCGCGGCTGGGTGTTTGGCCGCAGCTTGTGCCACCTGGTCTTCTTCCTGCAGCCCGTCACCGTCTACGTGTCTGTGTTCACGCTCACCACCATCGCCGTGGACCGCTACATGGTGCTGGTGCACCCGCTGCGCCGGCGGATCTCGCTGCGCCTCAGCGGCTACGCGGTGCTGGCCATCTGGGCGCTGTCCGCGGTGCTGGCGCTGCCCGCCGCCGTGCACACCTACCACGTCGAGCTCAAGGCGCACCGCGTGCACCTCTGCGAGGAGTTCTGGGGGTCTCAGGAGCGCCAGCGCCAACTCTATGCTTGGGGGTTGCTGCTAGTCACCTACCTGCTCCCCCTGCTGGTCATCCTCCTGTCTTATGTCCGGGTGTCGGTGAAACTCCGGAATCGCGTGGTGCCAGGCTGCGTGACCCAGAGCCAGGCCGACTGGGACCGCGCACGACGCCGACGCACCTTCTGCCTgctggtggtggtcgtggtggtgTTCGCCGTCTGCTGGCTGCCGCTGCACATCTTCAACCTGCTGCGGGACCTCGACCCTGGCGCCATCGACCCCTACGCCTTCGGGATAGTGCAGCTGCTTTGCCACTGGCTTGCCATGAGCTCAGCCTGCTACAACCCCTTTATCTACGCCTGGCTGCACGACAGCTTCCGTGAGGAGCTGCGCAAGCTGTTGTTGGCCTGGCCCCGAAAGATTGTGCCACACCGCCAGAGCATGACAGTCAGCGTGATCATCTGA